The Abditibacteriaceae bacterium genome includes a window with the following:
- the map gene encoding type I methionyl aminopeptidase, producing MALIKSKQEINLMKKSGRLAQKLLRELGEAVQPGATGKQLDEIAAKLLKSHAAKSPFLGHHGYPSHITISVNDVVVHGIPTDKPFETGDIVSVDVGTRLNGFIGDNAWTFPVGPIPDNAQKLLEVTEESLWRGIAQAKAGNKVGDISHAVQSFCEGKGYGVVRDLCGHGVGREMWEEPSVPNFGPAGKGPVLRAGMAIAIEPMINEGTGDVKHLADKWTVVTADGKLSAHFEHSIVITSDGPEILTSLD from the coding sequence ATGGCATTAATAAAAAGCAAACAAGAAATTAACCTGATGAAGAAAAGTGGTCGGCTCGCGCAAAAGTTATTGCGCGAGTTGGGCGAAGCAGTGCAACCCGGCGCAACAGGCAAGCAGCTCGACGAAATTGCGGCCAAGCTGCTCAAGTCGCACGCGGCGAAAAGTCCGTTTCTCGGCCATCACGGCTATCCATCGCACATCACGATTTCAGTGAACGATGTCGTGGTTCACGGCATTCCCACCGACAAGCCGTTTGAAACCGGCGACATTGTTTCGGTTGATGTCGGCACGCGTTTGAATGGCTTTATCGGTGATAACGCGTGGACATTTCCTGTCGGCCCGATTCCTGACAACGCGCAGAAGCTTTTGGAAGTGACGGAAGAAAGTTTATGGCGCGGTATCGCGCAGGCGAAAGCGGGCAATAAAGTCGGCGATATTTCGCACGCGGTTCAGAGCTTTTGCGAAGGTAAAGGCTACGGCGTGGTACGCGATTTATGCGGTCATGGCGTCGGGCGCGAAATGTGGGAAGAACCATCAGTTCCTAACTTCGGCCCTGCTGGCAAAGGTCCGGTTCTGCGTGCTGGAATGGCAATCGCAATTGAGCCGATGATTAACGAAGGCACAGGCGACGTCAAACATCTGGCCGATAAGTGGACGGTTGTCACCGCAGATGGCAAGCTGTCGGCGCACTTTGAACACTCGATTGTGATTACTTCCGATGGCCCCGAAATTTTAACTTCGCTCGATTAA
- a CDS encoding phosphatase PAP2 family protein, with product MQFFYFLNGLAGRSDLFDLAVRFFYVSAVPALATALAALLIFWPREAHTPSRLKVAFAALLSLGLCLALQVGAERLGRVALGTEFLSPRPFVTHWVNWLVVEPNDNSFPCIEAMLAGVLATAIWGARPRAAIGAWLAALLLGLARIVAGTNYLVDVVLGLALGGAITAGVLALCGAPLAWFTGGNTARKTFIWRTERQLGLSVGALLLSMFYGVFVVRAVPGNAQKMSDFFWGRSHVRTHVAGDAAHEGEGAPNGFSDAARNGGLNLSRDLPKPGVTTTGGYFPRAEANLLAAFRALDLPHRLVSVDCAEISDQTPTDMWRYRAAAVRYEIADEGAQARREAANTTARIARAAFHADSRLRHIDVTGVVLNQPNEQGEMRSVFTVGAVPVFSASLARETLQNGPTDAAPEKWLRARSRLYINARVLPDHDAPPAAPLVIPTPTPVPTPIATPVPTSTATPSPTPTVAPTATPVPLPTVPVVPLPTPTPRPVPTVKPTPRATPKATPRVAPKPRPRVRPKPRPRIRRPVPKRIVPRRVTPKPVSPKPVVPKRVVPRRPVNRRVEPRRVAPARRRTYRSRRTYRNYRPRTRRTYRSRSRTRTYSTTRRSTTRSISSY from the coding sequence GTGCAATTTTTCTATTTTCTCAACGGATTGGCCGGGCGCAGCGACCTCTTTGATCTGGCGGTGCGTTTTTTTTATGTTTCCGCAGTGCCCGCATTAGCGACGGCGTTGGCGGCTCTTCTCATTTTCTGGCCGCGTGAGGCGCACACGCCCTCACGCTTGAAGGTCGCGTTTGCGGCGTTGCTGTCGCTCGGCCTGTGCTTGGCGCTGCAAGTCGGTGCGGAACGACTGGGCCGCGTTGCATTGGGCACTGAATTTCTGTCGCCGCGCCCATTCGTGACGCACTGGGTTAACTGGCTGGTCGTTGAACCGAACGACAATTCGTTTCCCTGTATCGAAGCGATGCTGGCCGGAGTGCTGGCAACCGCGATTTGGGGCGCTCGCCCACGCGCCGCTATCGGTGCGTGGCTTGCGGCGCTGCTGCTCGGCCTCGCGCGTATCGTGGCGGGCACAAATTATCTCGTCGATGTCGTCCTTGGTCTCGCACTGGGCGGCGCGATTACCGCCGGTGTTCTGGCGCTTTGTGGCGCTCCTCTCGCCTGGTTTACAGGTGGAAACACGGCGCGCAAAACCTTTATCTGGCGCACCGAGCGGCAACTCGGATTGTCGGTTGGGGCGCTTTTGCTCTCGATGTTTTACGGCGTTTTCGTGGTGCGCGCCGTGCCGGGCAACGCTCAAAAAATGAGCGACTTCTTCTGGGGCCGTAGTCATGTGCGCACGCATGTCGCGGGCGACGCGGCCCACGAAGGCGAGGGCGCACCCAACGGGTTCTCCGACGCTGCGCGCAATGGCGGCCTGAATCTTTCGCGCGATTTGCCCAAGCCCGGAGTCACGACAACCGGCGGCTATTTTCCACGCGCCGAAGCGAATTTGCTGGCGGCGTTCCGCGCGCTCGATTTGCCGCATCGTCTGGTTTCGGTCGATTGTGCCGAAATTTCCGACCAAACGCCAACCGATATGTGGCGTTATCGTGCGGCAGCAGTGCGCTATGAAATCGCGGACGAAGGCGCACAGGCACGCCGCGAAGCCGCCAACACCACAGCGCGAATCGCGCGCGCCGCTTTCCACGCCGATTCCCGCCTGCGCCATATCGATGTCACTGGTGTCGTGCTCAATCAGCCGAACGAACAAGGCGAAATGCGTTCGGTGTTTACCGTTGGTGCAGTGCCGGTATTCTCGGCTTCGCTCGCGCGCGAAACGCTGCAGAATGGTCCGACCGATGCCGCACCCGAAAAATGGCTGCGCGCGCGTTCTCGTTTGTATATCAACGCCCGCGTGCTGCCCGACCACGATGCGCCGCCCGCTGCGCCTTTGGTTATCCCCACGCCGACGCCTGTGCCGACGCCAATCGCAACTCCGGTCCCAACATCGACGGCAACCCCTAGTCCGACGCCGACAGTCGCGCCGACAGCAACGCCTGTTCCGTTGCCAACGGTTCCGGTTGTGCCGCTTCCAACGCCAACGCCGCGCCCTGTGCCGACAGTGAAGCCAACGCCACGAGCAACGCCAAAAGCGACGCCTCGTGTCGCTCCGAAGCCGCGTCCGCGAGTGAGACCGAAACCGAGGCCGCGCATTCGTCGCCCTGTGCCCAAGCGCATCGTTCCGCGACGAGTGACTCCAAAGCCGGTATCTCCAAAGCCGGTTGTTCCAAAACGTGTTGTTCCAAGGCGTCCTGTGAATCGACGCGTAGAGCCGCGTCGCGTCGCTCCGGCTCGACGCCGCACGTATCGCTCGCGCCGGACGTATCGCAATTATCGACCGAGAACTCGCCGGACTTATCGTTCGCGGAGCCGCACGCGCACCTATTCGACAACACGCCGCAGCACGACACGTTCGATTTCTTCGTATTGA
- a CDS encoding polysaccharide deacetylase family protein, giving the protein MNLLFSEKTLRRRRLGRAAGFAFVTALVWGGYYMWRPPAPMLGLKRMTHLPEASGEVSLTFDDAPHPLTTPLLLAALRRADVKASFFVVGDGLRLYPQLAHDIAKEKHRLANHSQYHNNLTRISRGDYDHEVAACFAAIEREGQKTRLFRPPGGGLDRDLMDYLHRKNVTLAWWSHNPGDWARPPAWKLADQAKARLRGGDILLLHDAGIGTPQALFSIARAARKQGLTFVPMPEAIKTEF; this is encoded by the coding sequence ATGAACCTTTTGTTTTCCGAAAAAACATTGCGACGTCGCCGCTTAGGACGGGCTGCTGGCTTCGCCTTCGTGACGGCGCTGGTCTGGGGCGGTTACTATATGTGGCGTCCGCCAGCACCGATGCTCGGACTCAAGCGCATGACGCATTTGCCGGAAGCATCGGGCGAGGTTTCTCTGACGTTCGACGATGCGCCGCATCCCTTGACTACCCCGCTGTTGCTGGCCGCCCTGCGGCGCGCGGATGTCAAGGCATCGTTCTTTGTCGTTGGCGATGGGTTGCGTTTGTATCCTCAACTGGCTCACGACATCGCCAAGGAAAAGCACCGGCTGGCGAACCACTCGCAATATCACAACAACCTGACGCGGATTTCGCGCGGCGATTATGACCACGAAGTGGCCGCGTGCTTTGCAGCCATCGAGCGTGAAGGCCAGAAAACGCGCTTGTTTCGTCCGCCCGGCGGCGGCCTCGACCGCGACCTGATGGATTACCTCCATCGTAAGAATGTCACGCTCGCGTGGTGGAGCCACAACCCCGGCGACTGGGCGCGGCCTCCGGCGTGGAAACTGGCCGATCAGGCGAAGGCACGTTTGCGCGGCGGCGACATCCTCTTGCTGCACGACGCCGGAATCGGGACGCCGCAAGCGTTATTCTCGATTGCGCGAGCCGCGCGAAAGCAAGGGCTGACATTTGTTCCGATGCCCGAGGCCATCAAGACGGAGTTCTAA
- a CDS encoding MBL fold metallo-hydrolase has product MDFSARLSGFSKALYSNWLLYKPDALLVDCGEGCATALGNGVYAVERILLTHGHIDHTGGLASFIWARHAARGDAEKPLEIYYPEGDPYVADLRGWLESVTGRIKFPLTWTPLRTGETIELSASERHARTVETFATNHMDSPTLGYKIVETRRRLKPEFAALEQAELQERARNGGNENFSENYHATLIAFGGDGLAIAPEPIWHAEILVHEATILDAADRKSQKHATLEEAMRAAQNAEVQTLIINHVSGRYSRDEVVNATRECATRLAFEGKLWLLLKHRWIEVER; this is encoded by the coding sequence GTGGATTTCAGTGCGCGTCTGAGCGGTTTCTCCAAAGCTCTTTATTCCAATTGGCTGCTTTACAAACCCGATGCCCTGCTCGTCGATTGCGGCGAAGGCTGTGCGACAGCGCTTGGCAACGGCGTCTATGCCGTCGAGCGCATTCTGCTGACACACGGGCACATCGACCACACCGGCGGCCTCGCTTCGTTTATCTGGGCGCGGCACGCAGCGCGCGGCGACGCCGAAAAGCCGCTCGAAATCTATTATCCCGAAGGCGACCCTTATGTTGCCGATTTGCGCGGCTGGCTCGAATCGGTGACGGGCCGTATTAAATTTCCGCTCACCTGGACGCCGCTGCGCACAGGCGAAACCATCGAGCTTTCGGCGAGCGAACGTCACGCGCGAACCGTCGAAACATTTGCCACGAACCACATGGATTCGCCGACGCTCGGTTATAAAATTGTCGAAACGCGCCGCCGCTTGAAGCCCGAATTCGCCGCACTTGAGCAAGCGGAACTGCAAGAAAGAGCGCGTAATGGCGGCAACGAAAACTTCAGCGAAAATTACCACGCAACGCTGATTGCTTTTGGTGGCGACGGTTTAGCAATTGCGCCCGAACCGATCTGGCATGCGGAAATTCTGGTTCACGAAGCAACAATTCTCGACGCCGCTGACCGTAAATCGCAAAAGCACGCAACGTTGGAAGAAGCGATGCGCGCGGCGCAAAACGCCGAAGTGCAAACTCTGATTATTAATCATGTTTCAGGACGTTACTCACGCGACGAAGTGGTGAACGCCACGCGCGAATGTGCGACGCGCCTCGCGTTTGAAGGGAAACTGTGGCTGCTGCTCAAACATCGGTGGATTGAGGTGGAACGATGA